In Aliivibrio wodanis, a genomic segment contains:
- the tadF gene encoding membrane associated secretion system protein, with amino-acid sequence MNLKSKRFLIKQRGTFSVEFAIVGIFFSLLLAFSGDVIIKLSVKGKLDRLSFSLVNIVKEQTQFYDPDSNKALLRTDAQHLEEIASNSLRRTLGTFDVSNFGVLVEEVKFSSENVVSSFVSYDLAQQTCAVSRTLQELKNISVMSSWDRQVPLYRVTLCYETDNWIGDLLGSDFTTVSSSSIMIGR; translated from the coding sequence GTGAATTTGAAATCTAAGCGTTTCCTTATAAAGCAGCGCGGTACATTTAGTGTTGAGTTTGCCATTGTTGGTATATTTTTTAGTCTATTACTAGCATTTAGTGGTGATGTGATTATTAAATTATCAGTAAAAGGTAAGCTCGATCGACTTTCTTTTTCTTTAGTTAATATTGTTAAAGAGCAGACACAATTTTATGATCCTGATAGTAATAAAGCTTTATTACGGACAGATGCTCAACATTTAGAAGAAATAGCGAGTAACTCACTAAGGCGAACATTGGGTACTTTTGATGTGAGTAATTTTGGTGTTCTAGTCGAAGAGGTTAAATTTTCGAGTGAAAATGTAGTTAGTTCATTTGTTAGTTATGATCTCGCTCAACAAACGTGTGCAGTTTCTAGGACTCTTCAAGAGTTGAAAAATATTTCTGTAATGTCATCTTGGGATCGACAAGTTCCTTTATATAGAGTCACTTTATGTTATGAAACAGATAACTGGATTGGTGATTTGCTCGGTTCTGACTTCACAACAGTAAGTTCATCATCCATTATGATAGGTAGATAA
- a CDS encoding putative exported protein: MNIKWLAVFGLCPLIVQAEYISEKNSSFSIGYSQLMLKEGSFKEDLNGIGFSGVSFKQKKNIGFVVSADYFQKDMVSGDTAEIWDLTVGPAFRFDDINWLRVYPLIGASFSSFEPVARDTDKVHFTVGFGTQFHLGESGMLIDINYKKIDMEIDSNMLFIGLGYAF; this comes from the coding sequence ATGAATATAAAGTGGTTAGCAGTATTTGGACTTTGCCCTTTGATTGTTCAAGCTGAATATATTTCAGAAAAGAATAGTTCTTTTTCAATAGGTTACTCTCAACTTATGCTTAAAGAGGGTTCATTTAAAGAGGATTTAAATGGTATTGGTTTTTCAGGCGTCTCCTTTAAGCAGAAAAAAAATATTGGCTTTGTAGTTAGTGCTGATTATTTTCAAAAAGACATGGTGTCAGGTGATACGGCTGAGATATGGGATTTAACAGTAGGGCCTGCATTTCGTTTTGATGATATAAATTGGTTACGAGTCTATCCTTTAATTGGTGCATCATTTTCTTCTTTTGAGCCGGTAGCTAGAGATACAGATAAAGTTCATTTTACAGTAGGTTTCGGAACACAATTTCATTTAGGTGAAAGTGGCATGTTAATTGATATTAATTATAAAAAAATAGATATGGAAATAGATTCTAACATGCTATTTATTGGCTTAGGATACGCTTTTTAA
- a CDS encoding putative membrane associated regulator, GGDEF family protein, protein MVLTRFLLLFFLFCSLPSKAKSNIQFNEEELEYLSNNPTLVINTESHWPPYNYIEYGEVKGYSNDFIRLLATKIGLDVKFEVGLSWAQSLAKLQENKIDIISNLRKTAQREKYISFSERSISNTRDAILFKSTYAGLDFKDYLNGRVIAVVEGYSHQEILAQHYPGINILLASDSLESIELVLNGKADAAIGSSAVFHYYISKYFFSSLETRSLVSQDFFNNTPNFLGVSSNNPILINIIDKGISVISPEEFSELENKWLTNQIPDWSQTELQYTQAEAEYLLTKDNLKFCTYPDWMPISGIKNGKATGITGDFMQLLQQKLNIPFELVATTGWRNALFKINNRECDIIAPIEADLERLTTLNFSRPFFISDIVITTSAEQRFIPNFNNLRDVKIGIIRGYSLSTMVPSAHPSIEFVFVDSLKDGLEKVKSGQLFGFIDSIEVISYALQHHFPSLVISGKVDNSKWSLSIGTRNDEPVLKNIIEKALDNISTTEQRNIVNSWLSVRYTSPYNVKLFKGLSFVVFSILAFLLYRQKVLKEYNKKLKALSTFDSLTQLYNRRVIDTHLSKQKELAHRNAFPLSIIICDIDHFKHINDNFGHLVGDEVIIDLAAQLLENIRKSDIVGRWGGEEFLIICPNTKAEGAEILANNLRIIIENMPSKNEHKVTMSFGIAQFKQGYSCEELLIKADAALYSAKEQGRNKAVIG, encoded by the coding sequence ATGGTTTTAACACGATTTCTCCTCTTATTCTTCTTATTTTGTTCTTTGCCATCTAAAGCAAAGTCAAATATCCAATTTAATGAAGAAGAACTTGAATATTTATCAAATAATCCAACTCTAGTAATCAATACTGAGTCTCATTGGCCCCCATATAACTATATCGAATATGGTGAGGTCAAGGGATACAGTAACGATTTTATTCGATTACTAGCTACAAAAATTGGGTTAGATGTTAAATTTGAAGTAGGGCTATCTTGGGCACAATCATTAGCGAAACTACAAGAAAATAAAATCGACATTATCTCAAATTTACGAAAAACAGCTCAGCGAGAAAAATATATTAGCTTTAGTGAACGCTCAATATCTAACACTCGAGATGCAATTTTATTTAAAAGTACTTATGCTGGGTTAGATTTCAAGGACTATTTAAATGGACGCGTAATTGCTGTTGTTGAAGGCTATTCTCATCAGGAGATCCTTGCACAACACTATCCTGGTATTAATATTCTTTTAGCTTCTGATTCGCTTGAATCAATTGAGTTGGTTTTAAATGGCAAGGCAGATGCAGCAATAGGATCGTCTGCTGTCTTCCACTATTATATTTCAAAGTATTTTTTCTCTTCTCTGGAAACTCGAAGCTTAGTCTCACAAGATTTTTTCAATAATACACCAAATTTTTTAGGAGTAAGCAGTAATAATCCTATTTTAATAAACATTATTGATAAAGGTATCTCTGTAATTTCACCTGAAGAGTTTTCTGAACTAGAAAATAAATGGTTAACCAATCAAATTCCAGATTGGTCTCAAACTGAATTGCAATACACCCAGGCCGAAGCTGAATATTTGCTCACTAAAGATAACCTAAAATTTTGTACTTATCCTGATTGGATGCCAATTAGTGGGATTAAAAATGGTAAAGCGACAGGGATCACCGGTGATTTCATGCAGTTATTACAGCAAAAGCTTAATATTCCATTTGAATTAGTCGCGACCACAGGTTGGAGAAATGCATTATTCAAAATTAATAATAGAGAATGCGATATTATTGCACCAATTGAAGCTGATCTTGAACGTTTAACAACTCTCAATTTTAGTCGTCCTTTTTTTATAAGTGATATTGTCATTACTACTTCAGCAGAACAACGCTTCATCCCTAATTTTAATAATTTACGAGATGTTAAAATTGGGATAATTCGAGGCTATTCATTAAGCACAATGGTCCCATCTGCACATCCATCAATCGAATTTGTATTTGTAGATTCACTGAAGGATGGCTTAGAAAAAGTAAAGTCAGGACAGCTTTTTGGGTTTATTGATTCTATAGAAGTAATAAGCTATGCATTACAACATCATTTTCCAAGTTTAGTGATAAGTGGAAAAGTAGATAACAGCAAATGGAGTTTAAGTATTGGTACTCGTAATGATGAACCTGTATTGAAAAATATTATTGAAAAAGCGCTGGATAATATCTCTACGACAGAACAACGAAATATTGTAAACTCTTGGCTTTCTGTGCGTTATACTAGCCCATATAATGTTAAATTATTCAAAGGGTTATCATTTGTTGTATTTTCTATTCTAGCTTTTTTACTCTATCGTCAAAAAGTATTAAAAGAGTATAATAAAAAACTCAAGGCTCTTTCAACTTTTGATTCTTTAACTCAGTTATATAACCGTCGAGTTATTGATACGCATTTATCCAAACAGAAAGAACTTGCTCACCGAAATGCTTTTCCATTAAGTATTATTATTTGCGATATTGACCATTTCAAACACATAAATGATAATTTTGGTCACCTTGTCGGGGATGAAGTGATCATTGACCTCGCCGCACAATTATTAGAAAACATAAGAAAATCAGATATTGTTGGCCGTTGGGGTGGTGAAGAATTTCTTATTATTTGCCCAAACACCAAAGCAGAAGGCGCTGAAATATTGGCAAATAATTTACGAATCATAATTGAGAATATGCCATCGAAAAATGAGCACAAGGTAACAATGAGCTTTGGTATTGCACAGTTTAAACAAGGATACAGCTGTGAAGAGTTACTTATTAAAGCTGATGCCGCTTTATACTCAGCAAAAGAGCAAGGTAGAAATAAAGCGGTCATTGGGTAA
- the tadD gene encoding putative secretion system protein produces MYKRIIYLLSLSLLIGCSSKEGLQEFHNKETMLMKANNYQQLIPLYKNKLIEKEDDEIRLKLAKAYLKSGDPESSLFTVVPLVTKKNAKVDAFIIQANSEYELGELDQAMRTAKIAENMNLNNPDIENLLGVIYSAQHDYIKAREYFTLARTHLYDDIKIKNNLAVLDIIDGDYKKAVQRLLPIYLNNQSDDQVEANLLLAMAKLGNYNYVQSLLADKYSEREIIEKYIALKGISTISIKDTELLSDKNTVVGE; encoded by the coding sequence ATGTATAAAAGAATAATATATCTGCTTAGTTTATCCTTACTTATTGGTTGCTCTTCAAAGGAAGGGTTACAAGAGTTTCATAATAAAGAAACTATGCTTATGAAGGCAAATAATTACCAACAACTTATACCTTTATATAAGAATAAGCTTATTGAGAAAGAGGATGATGAAATACGTCTAAAGCTTGCTAAGGCTTATTTAAAGTCAGGAGATCCAGAGTCCTCACTGTTCACTGTGGTCCCTTTAGTAACTAAAAAAAATGCTAAAGTAGATGCTTTTATAATTCAAGCTAATAGTGAGTATGAGCTTGGAGAGTTAGATCAAGCAATGCGTACTGCAAAAATTGCAGAGAATATGAACCTAAATAATCCAGATATAGAAAATTTATTGGGAGTGATTTATTCAGCCCAGCATGATTATATTAAAGCAAGAGAATACTTTACATTAGCTCGTACTCATTTATATGACGATATAAAGATAAAGAATAATTTGGCAGTATTAGATATTATTGATGGTGATTATAAAAAAGCAGTTCAAAGATTATTACCAATATACCTAAATAATCAATCAGATGATCAAGTTGAGGCCAACTTATTATTAGCAATGGCAAAATTAGGGAATTATAATTATGTTCAATCATTATTGGCTGATAAGTATTCTGAACGTGAGATTATAGAAAAATATATAGCTTTAAAAGGTATCTCTACTATTAGTATAAAAGATACAGAACTTTTGTCTGATAAAAATACAGTTGTAGGTGAGTAG
- the tadE gene encoding membrane associated secretion system protein has protein sequence MRLIKYKKNQKGVVAIEFALGFFGFWLMCMAWVEMSYMSYISAIGDLAIAEASRSSKVEEEKYLESFENIIYDSDSLWAGLVDTSNFRISIQYLSDIDDLVAQKDPCLPEDKNVSAECGSEVKSALAIYRIDYDFNSIFTYFMSETNVFSREVIVIQEYERSEFEI, from the coding sequence ATGCGGCTAATTAAGTATAAGAAAAATCAAAAAGGTGTTGTTGCCATTGAGTTCGCTCTTGGTTTTTTTGGTTTTTGGTTAATGTGCATGGCATGGGTTGAAATGTCATATATGTCTTACATCTCAGCTATTGGCGATCTTGCGATAGCAGAAGCATCCCGTAGTTCAAAAGTAGAAGAAGAAAAGTATTTAGAGTCGTTTGAAAATATTATTTATGACAGTGATTCATTATGGGCTGGTCTCGTTGATACGAGTAATTTTAGGATTTCAATTCAATATTTAAGTGATATTGATGATCTAGTTGCCCAAAAAGATCCTTGCTTACCTGAAGATAAAAACGTATCTGCAGAATGTGGTTCAGAAGTTAAAAGTGCTTTGGCCATTTATAGAATTGATTATGATTTTAATTCGATTTTTACTTATTTTATGAGTGAAACTAATGTATTTAGTCGCGAAGTGATTGTTATTCAGGAGTATGAGCGTAGTGAATTTGAAATCTAA
- the tadC gene encoding bacterial type II secretion system protein F translates to MFSFFRLIKRKKLLDAFQEKEKEEEHQEINYFVRFFSKVFISNNEEIKNKFISAGFYDFKYASLYMPIKYMVLLIGSALIIWFTKQQEMQTTMIIALSSGWLVIIIILPDALLDRKSKKLTHKVSTQLPYLLDLMAVCVQTGMTIEAAMSYLSKEMAGFDKDLTQVLVKTNDRARIVGLAKALDELYIRVPSNEMRSFVMTLKQSLQYGTSIYTVLTTLAADIRDVQMLELEEKIGKLAAKMSIPLIVFIMVPIVILIAAPGIMRMMVNV, encoded by the coding sequence TTGTTTAGTTTTTTTAGATTAATCAAAAGAAAAAAATTACTAGATGCTTTTCAAGAAAAAGAAAAAGAAGAAGAACATCAAGAAATTAATTATTTTGTACGATTTTTTTCTAAAGTATTTATTTCTAATAATGAAGAAATAAAGAATAAATTTATTTCTGCTGGATTCTATGATTTTAAATATGCCTCTTTGTATATGCCAATAAAGTATATGGTGTTATTAATTGGTAGTGCATTAATTATTTGGTTTACTAAGCAACAAGAGATGCAAACGACGATGATAATAGCTTTATCTTCTGGTTGGTTAGTTATTATTATTATTTTACCTGATGCATTGTTAGATCGTAAATCGAAAAAATTAACTCATAAAGTGTCAACGCAATTACCTTATTTATTAGATTTGATGGCGGTTTGTGTGCAAACGGGTATGACCATTGAAGCTGCAATGAGTTATTTAAGTAAAGAAATGGCAGGGTTTGATAAAGACTTAACTCAAGTATTAGTTAAAACAAATGATAGAGCACGAATTGTAGGTCTAGCTAAAGCATTAGATGAACTTTATATACGTGTTCCATCAAATGAAATGAGAAGTTTTGTAATGACATTGAAGCAAAGTTTACAATATGGAACTTCAATATATACAGTGTTGACGACATTAGCGGCAGACATCAGAGATGTTCAAATGCTTGAGTTAGAAGAAAAAATTGGTAAGTTAGCTGCAAAAATGTCAATACCATTAATCGTATTTATAATGGTACCAATTGTGATTTTGATAGCAGCCCCTGGAATAATGAGAATGATGGTCAATGTATAA
- a CDS encoding transposase, IS1595 family produces MAKNKVQFQKSISIHGFISQLGTEEQCRKRLFDMRWPAGYRCDNCGHDKYCELKSRQLFQCNLCHYQGSLTSGTLFSASKLPLNIWFLAIYLITQEKNGISALELSRQLGISYNAAWRMKHKLMQAMKERDDETQLNGYIQLDDVYWGGVQRGTRGRGAKGKRPFVAAVSMNGEGHPISMRFSVVTGFKIKELTSWAKAHLTPKSLVISDGLACFKGVEKADVFHHAIVTGGGADCVKLPYFQWVNTMISNVKNSMHGTYHAINKKHLPRYLGEFCFKFNRRFNLEKMLDQLIYSSIQTAPMPERLLKLAESRW; encoded by the coding sequence ATGGCTAAAAATAAAGTCCAATTTCAAAAAAGTATTTCAATACATGGGTTTATTTCACAGTTAGGTACTGAAGAACAATGCCGTAAACGACTGTTCGATATGCGATGGCCTGCTGGTTATCGATGTGATAATTGCGGTCATGATAAATACTGCGAACTTAAATCAAGGCAGCTTTTCCAATGTAACCTGTGCCACTACCAAGGCTCATTAACTTCTGGAACCTTGTTTTCCGCGTCAAAATTGCCATTAAACATATGGTTTTTAGCTATTTATCTCATCACTCAAGAGAAGAATGGCATTTCAGCATTAGAGCTTTCTCGACAGCTTGGTATTTCTTATAACGCGGCATGGCGTATGAAACATAAACTAATGCAAGCTATGAAGGAACGAGACGATGAAACACAATTGAATGGTTACATTCAACTAGATGATGTTTATTGGGGAGGCGTTCAACGTGGCACTCGTGGTAGAGGGGCAAAAGGAAAACGTCCTTTCGTAGCGGCGGTATCTATGAATGGCGAAGGACATCCAATAAGTATGCGATTTAGTGTTGTGACTGGCTTTAAAATCAAAGAACTAACGAGTTGGGCAAAAGCGCATTTAACGCCAAAATCACTGGTTATCTCTGATGGTTTAGCTTGCTTTAAAGGCGTTGAGAAAGCCGATGTGTTTCACCATGCTATTGTTACAGGTGGCGGAGCTGATTGCGTTAAATTACCCTACTTTCAGTGGGTCAACACCATGATTAGTAATGTAAAAAACTCAATGCATGGGACTTACCATGCAATAAACAAGAAACACCTTCCTCGTTATTTGGGAGAGTTTTGTTTTAAGTTCAATAGGCGCTTCAATCTTGAAAAGATGCTTGATCAGCTTATTTACTCAAGTATTCAAACTGCACCGATGCCAGAGCGGTTGCTTAAGCTAGCTGAGTCTCGATGGTAA
- a CDS encoding outer membrane protein, OmpA family has translation MKNKYSMALSALALLSSPLTFAQSIDNQALSYYCGNDNVEYEKKITVGKGTRVYLNEGSFYQIEQEGEYNATLDFINKQIVSSGVSEECSEFLLTNGFLQSMDSGEVMARVYFDFDRASLTDKSKYVLGNIIKLLKNNGKNLTLEGHSDSIGDEKYNFALGLKRSESVEKYLISHGIEQNRLDSISAGELKPIASNNDEKSREQNRRVEIK, from the coding sequence ATGAAAAATAAATATAGCATGGCTCTTTCAGCATTAGCCTTATTGTCATCCCCTTTGACTTTTGCACAATCTATTGATAATCAAGCGCTAAGTTATTATTGCGGTAACGATAATGTTGAATATGAGAAAAAAATCACAGTAGGGAAAGGTACTCGTGTTTACCTGAATGAGGGCTCTTTTTATCAGATTGAGCAAGAAGGTGAATATAATGCGACTCTTGATTTTATTAATAAGCAAATTGTAAGTTCTGGAGTCAGCGAAGAGTGTTCAGAGTTTTTATTAACTAATGGATTTTTACAGTCGATGGACAGTGGAGAGGTAATGGCTCGAGTTTACTTTGATTTTGATCGAGCAAGCTTAACAGATAAATCGAAATATGTATTAGGAAATATTATTAAGCTCTTAAAGAACAATGGAAAAAATTTAACACTAGAAGGGCATTCGGACTCTATTGGTGATGAAAAGTATAATTTTGCATTAGGTTTAAAACGTTCAGAATCAGTTGAAAAATATCTTATATCTCATGGCATTGAACAGAATAGACTGGATTCTATATCTGCTGGTGAATTAAAACCTATTGCTAGTAATAATGATGAGAAGAGCCGTGAGCAAAATCGTCGTGTTGAAATTAAATAA
- the tadG gene encoding membrane associated secretion system protein — MNYSLSKQSGHAAILFAMIIPVLFGLFTIASDGARALQSKARIQDAAEVATLAISAHNADNTDSNGTGSGSQVNRDIATDFIEQYMIDMTQVSDLKVIKKTCDQIKECKDGLVKGDSRFFQYQVEARTDHKSWFPGNEAIVGFGDSFTVAGAATARKYQSEAVDVVFAADFSGSMKNSWAGGSNPKYLDLINVMNDVIDELEKFNELNNGQVNKVSVIPFNTNTRSYTDYYNRTCFVDQLKYNGNNVNYNSTLSSIFVDKSNCESQITSSSIFDDILLTEDFSRVKTEINNFYPNDGTASYSGIIRGAQILNKGKNPRRILIVLSDGYDEPNYTPVYGKPSYIYYGEPSYKKIGEELIVAHNLCGVISNELNNDKTDDGRKIEAKMAVVGFDYPLDQNIALKECVGVNNVYKAENKQDILDRILELITEEIGHLK; from the coding sequence ATGAATTATTCATTATCAAAACAATCTGGTCATGCAGCAATATTGTTTGCCATGATCATCCCTGTCTTATTTGGTTTATTTACCATAGCAAGTGATGGAGCCAGAGCATTACAATCTAAAGCTCGAATTCAAGATGCAGCAGAAGTTGCGACTTTAGCTATTTCTGCTCATAACGCAGATAATACAGATTCTAATGGTACTGGGAGTGGAAGCCAAGTAAATAGAGATATTGCGACCGACTTTATTGAACAGTACATGATTGATATGACACAAGTTTCAGATCTTAAAGTGATTAAGAAAACATGTGATCAAATTAAAGAATGTAAAGATGGATTAGTAAAAGGAGATTCACGATTTTTCCAATACCAAGTGGAAGCTAGAACGGATCATAAGTCTTGGTTTCCAGGTAATGAAGCTATTGTTGGCTTTGGTGATAGCTTTACAGTTGCAGGTGCTGCCACTGCACGTAAATACCAAAGTGAAGCCGTAGATGTTGTATTTGCCGCTGACTTTTCAGGTTCAATGAAAAACTCATGGGCTGGTGGTTCTAACCCAAAGTATCTGGATCTCATCAATGTAATGAATGATGTTATTGATGAATTAGAAAAATTTAATGAATTAAATAACGGACAGGTTAATAAAGTAAGTGTGATTCCTTTTAATACAAATACGAGGAGTTATACAGATTATTATAATCGGACATGTTTTGTGGATCAATTAAAATATAATGGAAATAATGTCAATTATAATTCAACACTAAGTTCTATTTTTGTCGATAAAAGTAACTGTGAATCACAAATAACCAGCAGTTCGATATTTGATGATATATTGTTAACCGAAGACTTTAGTCGTGTGAAAACAGAAATAAATAACTTCTATCCTAATGATGGAACGGCATCATATTCGGGGATTATCCGTGGAGCACAAATACTAAATAAAGGGAAAAATCCAAGAAGAATTTTAATTGTTCTATCAGATGGCTATGATGAGCCAAATTACACACCTGTATATGGTAAACCAAGTTATATTTATTATGGTGAACCATCGTACAAAAAAATTGGTGAGGAATTGATAGTAGCACATAACCTTTGTGGCGTTATTTCCAATGAGTTGAATAATGATAAGACGGATGATGGGCGTAAAATAGAGGCTAAAATGGCTGTTGTAGGTTTTGATTATCCATTAGATCAGAATATAGCACTAAAAGAGTGTGTAGGCGTAAATAATGTATATAAAGCAGAAAATAAGCAAGATATCTTAGATAGAATTTTAGAGCTTATCACTGAAGAAATAGGGCATTTAAAATAA
- a CDS encoding membrane protein gives MFSRLKFLVNRDYFIVKLAMFSFICMLLITHNLSLIYFDILISIYKNMIYATAVILFIFCIWLFFYMIINQVERPLLSYWEYTKKVISYDGVWYCIIMFLLSVSLLSYTVIKSSIPEVNFFYLDFKMVELDEWLHFGTAPWKITHFIFSSYYFTGFINFIYNCWFFIIWLFLVFYCISTKDLEHRKVVLTSYILCWVINGGIFATLLSSVGPCYIMDFYSSSYYSELFTILGSQNEQLISSESWLRVWVLKTQPFLYDRYLERSSEVGSGISAMPSMHVSIAFLMALCVPKDYKALKVLFIIFALLIFIGSIHLGWHYALDGYVSIFLTLLIYKTTHYYVYYQYKNESATALK, from the coding sequence ATGTTTTCAAGATTAAAGTTTCTTGTGAATAGAGACTATTTTATAGTTAAATTAGCAATGTTTTCATTTATATGTATGCTGTTAATTACTCATAACTTGAGCCTGATATATTTTGATATCCTTATTAGTATCTATAAGAATATGATATATGCTACTGCTGTGATATTGTTTATTTTCTGTATTTGGTTGTTTTTCTACATGATTATTAATCAAGTAGAAAGACCTCTATTATCCTATTGGGAGTATACGAAGAAAGTAATAAGTTATGATGGAGTTTGGTATTGCATAATTATGTTCTTATTATCAGTATCCCTTCTGTCATATACGGTAATTAAATCTTCAATTCCAGAGGTAAATTTTTTCTATCTAGACTTTAAGATGGTTGAATTAGATGAGTGGTTACATTTTGGTACCGCTCCTTGGAAAATAACACACTTTATTTTTAGTAGTTATTATTTTACCGGATTTATTAATTTTATTTATAACTGTTGGTTTTTCATCATATGGCTATTTTTGGTATTTTATTGTATATCGACCAAAGATTTAGAACATAGAAAGGTTGTCTTAACCTCTTATATTTTATGTTGGGTGATCAATGGTGGAATTTTTGCTACCTTATTATCATCTGTAGGTCCATGTTATATAATGGATTTTTATTCATCTTCTTATTATTCTGAATTATTTACAATCTTAGGTAGTCAGAATGAGCAACTGATTTCTAGTGAATCTTGGCTAAGGGTATGGGTGTTAAAGACGCAGCCATTCTTATATGATCGTTATCTTGAAAGAAGTTCTGAAGTTGGTAGTGGCATTTCAGCAATGCCTAGTATGCACGTCTCTATCGCTTTCTTAATGGCTTTATGTGTACCAAAAGATTATAAAGCATTAAAGGTATTGTTTATCATATTTGCACTATTAATTTTTATTGGCTCAATACATCTAGGTTGGCATTATGCTCTTGATGGATATGTAAGTATTTTCCTTACGTTATTGATTTATAAAACAACCCATTACTATGTGTATTATCAATATAAGAATGAATCAGCGACAGCATTAAAATAA
- a CDS encoding amino acid transport protein, LysE type has protein sequence MNTAILWAFIPTFFFVSVTPGMCMTLALSLGMSIGYKRTLWMMIGELVGVALVAVAAVLGVAAIMLNYPWLFTIFKAIGASYLAYIGIQMWRSKGKLAMNADQADMPQGKDWDLVVQGFVTAIANPKGWAFMVSLLPPFIDGGHAIAPQLIALVSIILVCEFLCMTLYAVGGKGLKRVLGHSNNVKIMNRISGSLMIGVAAWLFLG, from the coding sequence ATGAATACTGCAATTTTATGGGCGTTTATTCCTACCTTTTTCTTTGTTTCAGTGACTCCTGGAATGTGTATGACATTAGCACTAAGCCTAGGGATGAGCATTGGCTATAAGCGTACGCTTTGGATGATGATCGGGGAATTAGTTGGCGTTGCTCTAGTGGCTGTCGCTGCGGTATTAGGTGTTGCTGCCATCATGCTAAACTATCCATGGTTATTTACGATATTTAAAGCCATTGGAGCCAGTTACCTTGCTTACATAGGTATTCAAATGTGGCGTTCAAAAGGTAAGCTGGCCATGAATGCAGATCAAGCGGATATGCCTCAGGGAAAAGATTGGGATTTAGTTGTACAAGGCTTTGTTACCGCTATTGCAAATCCCAAAGGTTGGGCTTTTATGGTGTCTTTGCTTCCCCCTTTTATTGATGGAGGCCATGCTATAGCACCACAACTCATCGCCTTAGTTTCAATTATTTTAGTTTGTGAATTTCTATGTATGACACTTTATGCTGTTGGCGGTAAAGGTCTTAAGCGTGTATTAGGTCATTCTAATAATGTTAAAATAATGAATCGAATTTCTGGTAGTTTAATGATTGGTGTCGCTGCTTGGTTGTTTTTAGGGTGA